A genome region from Bacteroidota bacterium includes the following:
- a CDS encoding response regulator has product MNNNSTYFEQTDKWKDKVILIVEDNETSYFLLKEILEDTGVQLLRTDNGEEALEMVKKRPEIDLVIMDILLPVMNGIEATKKIKQIRKDLPVIAQTANAMFDDRSKYINAGCDDYISKPINLSELMQIISKFLD; this is encoded by the coding sequence ATGAACAATAATTCCACTTATTTTGAGCAAACAGACAAATGGAAAGATAAGGTAATTCTTATTGTGGAAGATAATGAAACAAGTTATTTTTTGCTTAAGGAGATACTTGAAGATACCGGGGTCCAATTATTACGGACAGATAATGGTGAGGAAGCCCTGGAAATGGTAAAAAAAAGACCAGAAATTGATCTGGTCATTATGGATATTTTACTTCCGGTCATGAACGGCATTGAAGCCACAAAAAAAATAAAGCAAATCAGGAAAGACTTACCAGTAATTGCCCAGACAGCCAATGCCATGTTTGATGACAGGTCGAAATATATAAATGCCGGATGTGATGATTATATTTCCAAACCCATCAATCTTTCTGAACTTATGCAGATAATTTCAAAATTTCTGGATTGA
- a CDS encoding GatB/YqeY domain-containing protein, which translates to MSIFEKVNADIKKAMLAKDKEKLEALRGIKAEFLLAKTEKGGNENLPEETELKILQKMVKQRRESSDIYKSQNRTDLYEVEMKQVKVIEEYLPAQLSEEELTTILKGIIEQTGAKQPSDMGKVMGMATKQLAGKADSKEIARKVKELLGAAN; encoded by the coding sequence ATGAGTATATTTGAAAAAGTAAATGCCGACATCAAGAAAGCCATGTTGGCTAAGGATAAAGAAAAATTGGAAGCCCTCAGGGGAATAAAAGCCGAATTCCTGTTGGCTAAAACCGAAAAAGGCGGCAACGAGAACCTTCCCGAAGAAACTGAATTGAAGATTCTTCAGAAAATGGTTAAACAACGCAGGGAATCCTCCGATATCTATAAATCGCAAAACCGTACCGATTTGTATGAGGTTGAAATGAAACAGGTTAAAGTAATAGAAGAATACCTGCCTGCCCAATTAAGTGAGGAAGAACTTACTACCATCTTAAAGGGAATTATAGAACAAACAGGGGCCAAACAACCTTCAGATATGGGAAAAGTTATGGGCATGGCAACCAAACAACTTGCCGGTAAAGCCGATAGTAAGGAAATTGCCCGGAAAGTTAAGGAATTACTCGGAGCAGCTAATTAA